In one Gossypium hirsutum isolate 1008001.06 chromosome D09, Gossypium_hirsutum_v2.1, whole genome shotgun sequence genomic region, the following are encoded:
- the LOC107892315 gene encoding paired amphipathic helix protein Sin3-like 2 isoform X1 translates to MKRIRDDIYSGSQFKRPFTSSRAESYGQNQMPGGGGGTGGGEGGGGGAGGGGSMSQKLTTNDALTYLKEVKEMFQDQKEKYDMFLEVMKDFKAQRTDTAGVIARVKELFKGHNNLIYGFNTFLPKGYGITLDEDEAPPKKTVEFDEAISFVNKIKKRFQNDEHVYKSFLDILNMYRKEHKDINEVYTEVASLFEDHPDLLDEFTRFLPDSQAAPMTQQVPYGRNSTQHYNERSSATPTLRQIQMDKQRRRDRSITSNADRDLSVDRPELDDDKAVIKMQKEQRKRVEKDSRDQRIRDHDDPEHDNNRDFNLQRFPDKKRSGRKVEGFASYDDRDTFKSMCNQGFVFCEKVKERLCNSDDYQAFLKCLNIYSNGIIKRNDLQNLVTDLLGKYPDLMNEFNQFLERCENTDGLLAGVINKKSLTVVGHAPKSEEKREIEAAKEKERYKYMGKSIQELDLSNCQSCTPSYRLLPDDYPIPIASQRSELGAQVLNDNWVSVTSGSEDYSFKHMRRNQYEESLFRCEDDRFELDMLLESVSSTAKRAEDLLNSINENKINLDSPFHVEEHFTVLNLRCIERLYGDHGLDVMEILRKNPALALPVILTRLKQKQEEWTKCRLDFNKVWAEIYSKNHYKSLDHRSFYFKQQDSKNLSVKSLVAEIKELKEKNQKEDDVLMASVAGHRQPPAPHLEYEYVDVNIHEDLYKLIEYSCEEMCSTKEQLNRVMRLWTTFLEPMLGVPPQRNGRKGIEGAGKAQNSAVNGTASSIAESDGSPGADATVNSGQPKAASNGDGNSSSELTNSCRNGLTNRETLAKDEHSGRVSRVDSKPEKEIKFTADKRPGINMVAIGIKAENNQGRSNVEGTSGPGAAASRPTSIAAGEAHESEANVDLVNSSEGVTVAKHALIVNGTPTDGSNGSRYHEESTGPSKVEKEEGELSPNGDFEEDNFVAYGDAGPKVVPKAKHGVESRQQRSGNGKDLHSVDAGGENDADADDEDSENASEAGDDASGSESAGDECSHEEEEEVERDEVYGKAESEGEAEGIADAHVGGDGTSLSFSERFLFTVKPLSKHVPPALPEDEKYNSWVFYANDDFYVLFRLHQILYERILSAKTNLAGGEIKWKHLKDTSSSDLYARFMSALYSLLNGSTDNTKFEDECRAIIGNQSYVLFTLDKLIYKLVKQLQAVAADEMDNKLLQLYEYEKSRKHWKTMDSVYYENARVLLHEENIYRLKCSSSPSRLSIQLMDNVIEKPEAFAVSMEPNFSAILHSDFLSVFPGKKEPHGIILKRNKKNYANLDEFDATCMAMEGVELVNGLENKIACNSYKISYVLDTEDFFFRRRNSSRRRSRNNQARIQRFLRFLSTSQ, encoded by the exons ATGAAGCGAATAAGAGATGATATATATTCTGGTTCTCAATTTAAACGCCCATTTACTTCTTCAAGGGCTGAATC CTATGGGCAAAACCAAATGCCTGGTGGAGGTGGCGGTACAGGTGGAGGGGAAGGGGGAGGAGGAGGAGCTGGAGGAGGGGGAAGTATGTCGCAGAAACTGACTACAAACGATGCCTTAACATATTTAAAGGAAGTCAAGGAGATGTTTCAGGATCAAAAAGAGAAGTACGACATGTTCCTTGAAGTTATGAAGGATTTCAAGGCTCAAAG GACTGACACTGCTGGTGTCATTGCCCGAGTGAAAGAGTTATTCAAAGGGCATAACAACTTGATTTATGGATTTAATACCTTTTTGCCAAAGGGATATGGAATTACCCTTGACGAGGATGAGGCTCCTCCAAAAAAGACTGTTGAATTTGATGAAGCAATCAGTTTTGTAAACAAAATAAAG aaacgtttccaaaatgatGAGCATGTTTATAAATCATTTCTGGATATTTTGAATATGTACCGGAAGGAGCACAAGGACATAAATGAGGTCTATACTGAG GTTGCTTCTCTTTTTGAGGACCATCCAGATCTTCTTGATGAGTTCACAAGATTTTTGCCAGATTCTCAAGCAGCACCTATGACCCAACAAGTTCCATATGGTCGAAACTCAACTCAGCATTATAACGAGCGAAGCTCTGCTACACCCACCTTGCGGCAAATACAAATGGATAAG caACGTCGGAGGGATAGGAGTATTACTTCCAATGCTGATAGGGATCTCAGTGTTGACCGTCCTGAACTGGACGATGACAAAGCTGTTATCAAAATGCAAAAGGAGCAGAGAAAGCGCGTGGAAAAGGACAGTAGGGATCAGAGAATTCGTGATCACGATGATCCTGAGCATGACAACAATAGGGATTTTAACTTGCAGCGTTTTCCTGACAAAAAGAGATCCGGAAGGAAGGTTGAAGGATTTGCTTCTTATGATGACAGGGATACTTTCAAAA GCATGTGCAACCAAGGGTTTGTATTCTGCGAGAAAGTTAAGGAGAGGCTATGCAACTCAGATGACTACCAGGCGTTCTTAAAGTGCCTTAATATTTATAGCAACGGAATAATCAAAAGAAATGATTTGcaaaatttg GTGACTGATTTACTTGGCAAGTATCCAGATCttatgaatgaattcaatcagtTCTTGGAGCGTTGCGAGAATACGG ATGGGCTTCTTGCTGGTGTTATTAATAAAA AATCTCTTACAGTTGTCGGACATGCACCCAAATCAGAGGAAAAACGTGAAATTGAGGCAGCTAAGGAAAAGGAGAGATATAAGTATATGGGAAAATCAATACAGGAGCTTGACCTTTCTAACTGCCAAAGTTGTACTCCAAGCTATCGGCTTCTGCCTGATGAT TACCCAATACCTATCGCAAGTCAGAGATCCGAGCTCGGCGCTCAAGTGCTGAATGATAATTGGGTATCTGTGACTTCAGGAAGTGAGGATTATTCTTTTAAGCACATGCGCCGAAATCAATATGAAGAGAGCTTGTTCAGATGTGAGGATGATAG GTTTGAGCTGGATATGTTGTTAGAATCCGTGAGCTCAACAGCCAAGCGTGCCGAGGACTTGCTAAATAgcattaatgaaaataaaataaatttggatTCTCCGTTCCATGTTGAAGAACACTTCACTG TTCTAAATTTAAGGTGCATTGAGCGTTTATATGGTGACCATGGTCTTGATGTGATGGAAATATTACGTAAAAATCCTGCTCTTGCATTACCCGTCATTTTAACTCGCCTGAAGCAAAAGCAAGAAGAGTGGACGAAGTGCCGTTTAGACTTCAACAAGGTTTGGGCTGAAATTTATTCGAAAAACCATTACAAATCGCTTGATCACCGCAGCTTCTATTTCAAGCAGCAGGATTCAAAGAACTTGAGTGTGAAAT CTTTAGTGGCTGAAATCAAGGAGTTGAAAGAGAAGAACCAGAAAGAGGACGATGTTCTTATGGCTAGCGTTGCTGGTCACCGACAACCCCCCGCTCCACACCTTGAATATGAATATGTGGATGTCAACATTCATGAGGACCTATATAAACTTATAGAATATTCATGTGAAGAGATGTGCTCAACGAAAGAACAGTTAAATCGAGTCATGAGGCTCTGGACCACTTTCTTGGAACCAATGTTGGGTGTGCCTCCTCAACGTAATGGCAGAAAGGGCATTGAAGGTGCTGGTAAAGCGCAGAATTCTGCTGTAAACGGCACTGCATCAAGCATTGCTGAAAGTGATGGGAGCCCTGGAGCTGATGCTACTGTAAATTCAGGGCAACCAAAGGCTGCTAGTAATGGAGATGGGAACAGTTCTTCCGAACTAACAAATTCTTGCAGAAATGGGTTGACAAACAGGGAAACTTTAGCGAAAGATGAACACTCAGGTCGTGTCTCCAGAGTTGATTCGAAGCCAGAGAAAGAGATTAAATTTACAGCTGATAAAAGGCCTGGAATTAACATGGTTGCTATTGGAATCAAAGCAGAAAATAATCAGGGCCGAAGCAATGTTGAAGGGACATCAG GTCCCGGTGCAGCTGCATCTAGACCTACTAGCATTGCTGCTGGTGAGGCTCATGAATCTGAAGCTAATGTTGATCTTGTAAATTCATCGGAG GGTGTCACTGTAGCAAAACATGCTTTAATAGTAAATGGAACGCCTACAGATGGCTCTAATGGTAGCAGATATCACGAAGAATCCACTGGTCCCTCCAAAGTCGAAAAAGAAGAAGGTGAATTATCACCTAATGGTGATTTTGAGGAGGATAATTTTGTTGCCTATGGTGATGCTGGTCCAAAGGTAGTGCCGAAGGCAAAGCATGGTGTTGAAAGCAGACAACAGCGATCTGGAAATGGGAAAGATTTGCATTCCGTGGATGCTGGTGGAGAAAATGATGCGGATGCTGATGATGAGGATAGTGAAAATGCCTCGGAGGCTGGTGATGATGCATCAGGCAGCGAGTCTGCAGGTGATGAATGCTCCCATGAAGAGGAGGAAGAGGTCGAACGTGATGAAGTTTATGGTAAGGCTGAGAGTGAAGGTGAAGCCGAAGGAATTGCTGATGCACATGTGGGAGGAGATGGGACCTCCTTGTCATTCTCGGAACGTTTTCTTTTTACAGTGAAGCCTCTTTCAAAGCACGTACCACCAGCTTTACCTGAAGATGAGAAATACAATTCTTGGGTTTTTTATGCAAATGACGATTTCTATGTTCTTTTCAGACTTCATCAA ATCCTGTACGAAAGAATACTTTCGGCAAAAACAAATTTAGCCGGTGGTGAAATAAAATGGAAACATTTAAAAGACACTAGTTCTTCAGATTTATATGCCAG ATTTATGAGTGCATTGTACAGTCTGCTCAATGGATCGACCGATAATACGAAGTTTGAGGATGAATGCCGAGCTATAATAGGAAACCAGTCATATGTGTTATTCACATTGGACAAGTTGATATATAAATTGGTTAAACAG CTTCAAGCTGTTGCAGCGGATGAGATGGATAATAAGCTTCTTCAATTGTATGAATATGAAAAATCCCGGAAACATTGGAAGACAATGGATTCAGTTTATTACGAGAATGCACGTGTCCTCCTCCATGAGGAGAATATATATAGACTGAAATGC TCTTCTTCGCCATCTCGTTTGTCTATTCAGCTGATGGACAATGTCATTGAAAAGCCCGAAGCATTTGCTGTTTCCATGGAACCTAATTTTTCAGCCATTTTGCACAGTGACTTTCTGTCAGTCTTTCCCGGAAAGAAAGAACCACATGGCATCATACTAAAGAG AAACAAGAAGAACTACGCAAATCTAGATGAATTTGATGCTACTTGCATGGCCATGGAAGGCGTTGAACTGGTTAACGGTTTAGAGAACAAGATAGCTTGCAACTCATACAAG ATATCTTATGTATTGGACACTGAAGATTTCTTCTTTCGTAGAAGAAATTCATCACGGCGCAGATCACGCAATAATCAGGCAAGAATACAACGGTTCCTTAGATTTTTATCCACTTCACAATAA
- the LOC107892315 gene encoding paired amphipathic helix protein Sin3-like 2 isoform X3: protein MKRIRDDIYSGSQFKRPFTSSRAESYGQNQMPGGGGGTGGGEGGGGGAGGGGSMSQKLTTNDALTYLKEVKEMFQDQKEKYDMFLEVMKDFKAQRTDTAGVIARVKELFKGHNNLIYGFNTFLPKGYGITLDEDEAPPKKTVEFDEAISFVNKIKKRFQNDEHVYKSFLDILNMYRKEHKDINEVYTEVASLFEDHPDLLDEFTRFLPDSQAAPMTQQVPYGRNSTQHYNERSSATPTLRQIQMDKQRRRDRSITSNADRDLSVDRPELDDDKAVIKMQKEQRKRVEKDSRDQRIRDHDDPEHDNNRDFNLQRFPDKKRSGRKVEGFASYDDRDTFKSMCNQGFVFCEKVKERLCNSDDYQAFLKCLNIYSNGIIKRNDLQNLVTDLLGKYPDLMNEFNQFLERCENTESLTVVGHAPKSEEKREIEAAKEKERYKYMGKSIQELDLSNCQSCTPSYRLLPDDYPIPIASQRSELGAQVLNDNWVSVTSGSEDYSFKHMRRNQYEESLFRCEDDRFELDMLLESVSSTAKRAEDLLNSINENKINLDSPFHVEEHFTVLNLRCIERLYGDHGLDVMEILRKNPALALPVILTRLKQKQEEWTKCRLDFNKVWAEIYSKNHYKSLDHRSFYFKQQDSKNLSVKSLVAEIKELKEKNQKEDDVLMASVAGHRQPPAPHLEYEYVDVNIHEDLYKLIEYSCEEMCSTKEQLNRVMRLWTTFLEPMLGVPPQRNGRKGIEGAGKAQNSAVNGTASSIAESDGSPGADATVNSGQPKAASNGDGNSSSELTNSCRNGLTNRETLAKDEHSGRVSRVDSKPEKEIKFTADKRPGINMVAIGIKAENNQGRSNVEGTSGPGAAASRPTSIAAGEAHESEANVDLVNSSEGVTVAKHALIVNGTPTDGSNGSRYHEESTGPSKVEKEEGELSPNGDFEEDNFVAYGDAGPKVVPKAKHGVESRQQRSGNGKDLHSVDAGGENDADADDEDSENASEAGDDASGSESAGDECSHEEEEEVERDEVYGKAESEGEAEGIADAHVGGDGTSLSFSERFLFTVKPLSKHVPPALPEDEKYNSWVFYANDDFYVLFRLHQILYERILSAKTNLAGGEIKWKHLKDTSSSDLYARFMSALYSLLNGSTDNTKFEDECRAIIGNQSYVLFTLDKLIYKLVKQLQAVAADEMDNKLLQLYEYEKSRKHWKTMDSVYYENARVLLHEENIYRLKCSSSPSRLSIQLMDNVIEKPEAFAVSMEPNFSAILHSDFLSVFPGKKEPHGIILKRNKKNYANLDEFDATCMAMEGVELVNGLENKIACNSYKISYVLDTEDFFFRRRNSSRRRSRNNQARIQRFLRFLSTSQ from the exons ATGAAGCGAATAAGAGATGATATATATTCTGGTTCTCAATTTAAACGCCCATTTACTTCTTCAAGGGCTGAATC CTATGGGCAAAACCAAATGCCTGGTGGAGGTGGCGGTACAGGTGGAGGGGAAGGGGGAGGAGGAGGAGCTGGAGGAGGGGGAAGTATGTCGCAGAAACTGACTACAAACGATGCCTTAACATATTTAAAGGAAGTCAAGGAGATGTTTCAGGATCAAAAAGAGAAGTACGACATGTTCCTTGAAGTTATGAAGGATTTCAAGGCTCAAAG GACTGACACTGCTGGTGTCATTGCCCGAGTGAAAGAGTTATTCAAAGGGCATAACAACTTGATTTATGGATTTAATACCTTTTTGCCAAAGGGATATGGAATTACCCTTGACGAGGATGAGGCTCCTCCAAAAAAGACTGTTGAATTTGATGAAGCAATCAGTTTTGTAAACAAAATAAAG aaacgtttccaaaatgatGAGCATGTTTATAAATCATTTCTGGATATTTTGAATATGTACCGGAAGGAGCACAAGGACATAAATGAGGTCTATACTGAG GTTGCTTCTCTTTTTGAGGACCATCCAGATCTTCTTGATGAGTTCACAAGATTTTTGCCAGATTCTCAAGCAGCACCTATGACCCAACAAGTTCCATATGGTCGAAACTCAACTCAGCATTATAACGAGCGAAGCTCTGCTACACCCACCTTGCGGCAAATACAAATGGATAAG caACGTCGGAGGGATAGGAGTATTACTTCCAATGCTGATAGGGATCTCAGTGTTGACCGTCCTGAACTGGACGATGACAAAGCTGTTATCAAAATGCAAAAGGAGCAGAGAAAGCGCGTGGAAAAGGACAGTAGGGATCAGAGAATTCGTGATCACGATGATCCTGAGCATGACAACAATAGGGATTTTAACTTGCAGCGTTTTCCTGACAAAAAGAGATCCGGAAGGAAGGTTGAAGGATTTGCTTCTTATGATGACAGGGATACTTTCAAAA GCATGTGCAACCAAGGGTTTGTATTCTGCGAGAAAGTTAAGGAGAGGCTATGCAACTCAGATGACTACCAGGCGTTCTTAAAGTGCCTTAATATTTATAGCAACGGAATAATCAAAAGAAATGATTTGcaaaatttg GTGACTGATTTACTTGGCAAGTATCCAGATCttatgaatgaattcaatcagtTCTTGGAGCGTTGCGAGAATACGG AATCTCTTACAGTTGTCGGACATGCACCCAAATCAGAGGAAAAACGTGAAATTGAGGCAGCTAAGGAAAAGGAGAGATATAAGTATATGGGAAAATCAATACAGGAGCTTGACCTTTCTAACTGCCAAAGTTGTACTCCAAGCTATCGGCTTCTGCCTGATGAT TACCCAATACCTATCGCAAGTCAGAGATCCGAGCTCGGCGCTCAAGTGCTGAATGATAATTGGGTATCTGTGACTTCAGGAAGTGAGGATTATTCTTTTAAGCACATGCGCCGAAATCAATATGAAGAGAGCTTGTTCAGATGTGAGGATGATAG GTTTGAGCTGGATATGTTGTTAGAATCCGTGAGCTCAACAGCCAAGCGTGCCGAGGACTTGCTAAATAgcattaatgaaaataaaataaatttggatTCTCCGTTCCATGTTGAAGAACACTTCACTG TTCTAAATTTAAGGTGCATTGAGCGTTTATATGGTGACCATGGTCTTGATGTGATGGAAATATTACGTAAAAATCCTGCTCTTGCATTACCCGTCATTTTAACTCGCCTGAAGCAAAAGCAAGAAGAGTGGACGAAGTGCCGTTTAGACTTCAACAAGGTTTGGGCTGAAATTTATTCGAAAAACCATTACAAATCGCTTGATCACCGCAGCTTCTATTTCAAGCAGCAGGATTCAAAGAACTTGAGTGTGAAAT CTTTAGTGGCTGAAATCAAGGAGTTGAAAGAGAAGAACCAGAAAGAGGACGATGTTCTTATGGCTAGCGTTGCTGGTCACCGACAACCCCCCGCTCCACACCTTGAATATGAATATGTGGATGTCAACATTCATGAGGACCTATATAAACTTATAGAATATTCATGTGAAGAGATGTGCTCAACGAAAGAACAGTTAAATCGAGTCATGAGGCTCTGGACCACTTTCTTGGAACCAATGTTGGGTGTGCCTCCTCAACGTAATGGCAGAAAGGGCATTGAAGGTGCTGGTAAAGCGCAGAATTCTGCTGTAAACGGCACTGCATCAAGCATTGCTGAAAGTGATGGGAGCCCTGGAGCTGATGCTACTGTAAATTCAGGGCAACCAAAGGCTGCTAGTAATGGAGATGGGAACAGTTCTTCCGAACTAACAAATTCTTGCAGAAATGGGTTGACAAACAGGGAAACTTTAGCGAAAGATGAACACTCAGGTCGTGTCTCCAGAGTTGATTCGAAGCCAGAGAAAGAGATTAAATTTACAGCTGATAAAAGGCCTGGAATTAACATGGTTGCTATTGGAATCAAAGCAGAAAATAATCAGGGCCGAAGCAATGTTGAAGGGACATCAG GTCCCGGTGCAGCTGCATCTAGACCTACTAGCATTGCTGCTGGTGAGGCTCATGAATCTGAAGCTAATGTTGATCTTGTAAATTCATCGGAG GGTGTCACTGTAGCAAAACATGCTTTAATAGTAAATGGAACGCCTACAGATGGCTCTAATGGTAGCAGATATCACGAAGAATCCACTGGTCCCTCCAAAGTCGAAAAAGAAGAAGGTGAATTATCACCTAATGGTGATTTTGAGGAGGATAATTTTGTTGCCTATGGTGATGCTGGTCCAAAGGTAGTGCCGAAGGCAAAGCATGGTGTTGAAAGCAGACAACAGCGATCTGGAAATGGGAAAGATTTGCATTCCGTGGATGCTGGTGGAGAAAATGATGCGGATGCTGATGATGAGGATAGTGAAAATGCCTCGGAGGCTGGTGATGATGCATCAGGCAGCGAGTCTGCAGGTGATGAATGCTCCCATGAAGAGGAGGAAGAGGTCGAACGTGATGAAGTTTATGGTAAGGCTGAGAGTGAAGGTGAAGCCGAAGGAATTGCTGATGCACATGTGGGAGGAGATGGGACCTCCTTGTCATTCTCGGAACGTTTTCTTTTTACAGTGAAGCCTCTTTCAAAGCACGTACCACCAGCTTTACCTGAAGATGAGAAATACAATTCTTGGGTTTTTTATGCAAATGACGATTTCTATGTTCTTTTCAGACTTCATCAA ATCCTGTACGAAAGAATACTTTCGGCAAAAACAAATTTAGCCGGTGGTGAAATAAAATGGAAACATTTAAAAGACACTAGTTCTTCAGATTTATATGCCAG ATTTATGAGTGCATTGTACAGTCTGCTCAATGGATCGACCGATAATACGAAGTTTGAGGATGAATGCCGAGCTATAATAGGAAACCAGTCATATGTGTTATTCACATTGGACAAGTTGATATATAAATTGGTTAAACAG CTTCAAGCTGTTGCAGCGGATGAGATGGATAATAAGCTTCTTCAATTGTATGAATATGAAAAATCCCGGAAACATTGGAAGACAATGGATTCAGTTTATTACGAGAATGCACGTGTCCTCCTCCATGAGGAGAATATATATAGACTGAAATGC TCTTCTTCGCCATCTCGTTTGTCTATTCAGCTGATGGACAATGTCATTGAAAAGCCCGAAGCATTTGCTGTTTCCATGGAACCTAATTTTTCAGCCATTTTGCACAGTGACTTTCTGTCAGTCTTTCCCGGAAAGAAAGAACCACATGGCATCATACTAAAGAG AAACAAGAAGAACTACGCAAATCTAGATGAATTTGATGCTACTTGCATGGCCATGGAAGGCGTTGAACTGGTTAACGGTTTAGAGAACAAGATAGCTTGCAACTCATACAAG ATATCTTATGTATTGGACACTGAAGATTTCTTCTTTCGTAGAAGAAATTCATCACGGCGCAGATCACGCAATAATCAGGCAAGAATACAACGGTTCCTTAGATTTTTATCCACTTCACAATAA